A window of the Tropheryma whipplei str. Twist genome harbors these coding sequences:
- the truB gene encoding tRNA pseudouridine(55) synthase TruB: protein MTQVLLVDKISGITSHTAVAKIRHLTGIKKIGHCGTLDPAACGLLIMGCGTATRLIRYMSNLDKRYIATITLGTQTTTDDSEGEIIYSAPKPSLDKITLESIGRAAEKLSGTIKQIPSAYSAIKVSGNRAYNLARQGIIPKLNAREVRVHWKFLGDFENNQVHVQITCSSGTYVRALARDMGKFLGVGGHLSYLKRLSIGPFHLHEIYREINKKEATMSERTPSGNTQGLTDNMAISESDKHDCTEPGINCTELGIKDTCTALREVHYTQGDTLSFTRLTALQALSRIYKPIEVSQKQADDLSCGRYISLGIDSKGPVCAVCKENLIAVIQPVSAGLWRPETVLSDNRKLNSNAAQDASGST from the coding sequence ATGACGCAGGTTCTTCTGGTAGACAAAATAAGCGGCATTACAAGTCACACAGCTGTTGCAAAAATAAGGCACCTCACAGGAATAAAAAAAATCGGGCATTGCGGAACCCTCGATCCGGCAGCGTGTGGTCTTTTGATAATGGGATGCGGAACTGCAACAAGACTTATAAGATATATGTCCAATCTTGATAAGCGGTATATTGCAACAATAACGCTGGGCACACAAACAACAACTGATGATTCAGAAGGTGAGATTATATACAGTGCACCAAAGCCATCCCTTGACAAAATTACACTCGAGAGCATAGGGAGGGCTGCGGAGAAATTAAGCGGAACAATCAAACAAATCCCGAGCGCATACAGCGCAATAAAGGTCTCTGGAAATAGAGCGTACAATCTAGCGCGTCAGGGGATTATCCCAAAGCTCAATGCACGAGAGGTGCGGGTGCATTGGAAATTTCTCGGAGATTTTGAAAATAACCAAGTTCATGTGCAGATTACCTGTTCATCTGGTACATACGTTAGGGCATTGGCCCGGGATATGGGAAAATTCCTGGGTGTTGGCGGGCACTTATCATACCTAAAACGCCTCAGCATAGGGCCATTTCATTTGCATGAAATATATCGGGAAATAAACAAAAAGGAAGCCACCATGTCTGAGCGAACGCCTAGTGGTAATACGCAAGGATTAACTGACAACATGGCCATCTCCGAGAGTGATAAGCACGATTGTACTGAGCCTGGAATTAATTGTACTGAGCTTGGAATTAAAGATACATGCACAGCGCTTCGTGAAGTGCACTATACACAAGGTGATACACTGTCATTCACTCGCCTCACAGCCCTCCAGGCATTATCAAGAATTTACAAACCGATAGAAGTTAGTCAAAAACAGGCAGATGACCTAAGTTGCGGGCGATATATATCTCTTGGAATCGACTCAAAAGGCCCGGTGTGTGCAGTTTGTAAAGAAAATTTAATTGCGGTTATTCAGCCGGTATCAGCAGGATTATGGCGCCCTGAAACAGTTCTCAGTGATAACAGAAAACTCAACAGTAATGCGGCACAAGACGCAAGTGGAAGCACATAA
- a CDS encoding M50 family metallopeptidase, giving the protein MFFLGVLIILVFVYIAVALHELGHMLPAKYFGVPVQKYAIGFGPSLFSFKKRETSYSFNLLPLGGYVQLEGMLPPSENPRRWFKKLMKFAESDSPRAFWRLPAWKKIIVMFSGPFVNLILATLGYVFVLSVLGLPVIKPVIHEVIANTPAASAGILPGDEIIAINDTAISSPGQIRGLIQDKDLVTLSLLKDGGTRIVSLRPLNGSIGVKFSTVNERQSIFDALSSMVKDTVGVTKSLIALPYNLFTGLADTLHQRKDGVVGLIGAARISGDIVSAPSISLYDKLRSMIWIFASLNLALFVFNMIPLLPFDGGYIAAAVFEGARSRVLLAFRKNDYAPVNISYLLPVTLLVTAAIIVMSIMLAWIDIVNPLRLG; this is encoded by the coding sequence ATGTTTTTTCTTGGTGTCCTGATCATTCTTGTTTTTGTGTATATTGCAGTTGCCCTGCATGAACTTGGACACATGCTACCGGCAAAGTATTTCGGTGTGCCGGTGCAGAAATATGCAATTGGATTTGGACCATCTCTTTTCAGTTTTAAGAAGCGCGAGACTTCATATTCTTTCAATCTTCTACCATTGGGTGGGTATGTTCAGCTGGAGGGTATGCTGCCTCCATCTGAAAACCCTCGACGTTGGTTTAAAAAACTTATGAAATTTGCCGAATCTGATAGCCCACGGGCGTTTTGGCGCTTGCCTGCTTGGAAAAAAATAATAGTTATGTTTTCTGGTCCGTTTGTAAATCTTATTCTCGCGACATTGGGGTATGTATTCGTTCTATCTGTTCTGGGCCTCCCTGTTATAAAACCGGTGATTCACGAGGTTATTGCGAACACTCCGGCTGCTTCTGCCGGAATTCTTCCGGGTGATGAAATTATTGCAATAAACGACACAGCAATCAGCTCACCGGGTCAGATTAGGGGTCTCATACAAGACAAGGATCTTGTTACGCTATCGCTTCTCAAAGATGGCGGCACCCGTATTGTTTCACTGCGACCTTTGAATGGTTCAATTGGTGTGAAGTTTTCGACGGTGAATGAAAGGCAGTCAATTTTTGATGCTTTGTCAAGTATGGTAAAAGATACCGTTGGCGTGACAAAATCTCTTATCGCTCTGCCATATAACCTGTTTACGGGCCTTGCCGATACATTACATCAGAGAAAAGATGGTGTGGTTGGCCTTATTGGTGCGGCTAGAATCTCGGGTGATATTGTATCCGCACCCAGCATTTCATTGTATGACAAGTTGCGGAGCATGATCTGGATTTTTGCCTCATTGAATCTTGCGTTATTTGTTTTCAACATGATTCCTCTTTTACCTTTTGACGGTGGGTATATTGCTGCTGCTGTTTTTGAGGGCGCGCGTTCACGCGTGCTTCTTGCGTTCAGAAAAAATGACTACGCTCCAGTCAATATCTCATATTTGTTACCTGTTACACTGCTTGTAACAGCCGCGATTATTGTGATGAGTATTATGCTCGCCTGGATAGATATAGTAAACCCGCTTCGTCTTGGTTAG
- a CDS encoding MFS transporter, translating to MLLVLSAGVFLSVVGEMIPASAIKYMAEDLNVSLGKIGFLITLFSFAVILTAPILTIITRGISRRSLMTTVIIFLGLFHASAALFTGYEMVAVVRFLTGAVHGMFWTLVGSIVGQLYAPHSLARAMSIVLGGGTVSYVIGLPLSNFFAFQFGWKSVVIVLGIMFVLLGLLFNFTLKVPLHSARMGPAKNRNVFKSKWMPICILSASVLLGQFIFSSYVPAFLSKRYSPEFVSILLFVYGFCGCIGNVLAGVFKPTRRRFMVIIATSLICILLFSFMDNAIGLAAYAIWGAMFGAVPVLLTVFLLSNTSDNNRDIANAYYTMSFNIGIGLGALFGGLFLDGFGFYVLPLASCAALLLSFLLSLRTVSGRHNPADTG from the coding sequence TTGTTGCTTGTTTTGTCCGCAGGGGTTTTTCTGTCGGTAGTCGGAGAAATGATCCCCGCTTCAGCCATAAAGTATATGGCTGAAGATCTGAATGTTAGCCTCGGAAAAATTGGGTTTTTGATAACATTGTTTTCCTTTGCTGTAATTCTGACAGCCCCCATTCTTACTATTATCACTAGGGGCATAAGTCGCAGATCTCTTATGACGACAGTCATTATTTTTCTGGGCCTCTTTCATGCAAGCGCTGCGCTTTTTACCGGATATGAGATGGTGGCAGTGGTTCGCTTTCTGACAGGTGCTGTTCACGGTATGTTTTGGACACTTGTCGGAAGTATAGTTGGCCAGCTATACGCGCCACACAGTCTCGCAAGAGCGATGTCGATTGTTCTTGGAGGTGGCACTGTGTCTTATGTTATTGGCCTTCCGTTGTCAAACTTTTTTGCATTTCAGTTTGGCTGGAAGTCAGTGGTGATTGTCCTGGGTATTATGTTTGTTCTATTGGGCTTGTTATTCAACTTTACGCTGAAAGTTCCCCTACATTCGGCCAGAATGGGTCCTGCCAAAAATAGGAATGTTTTTAAAAGTAAATGGATGCCGATTTGTATTTTGAGTGCCTCAGTTTTACTTGGGCAGTTTATTTTTTCAAGTTATGTTCCTGCGTTTTTGTCAAAGCGATATTCGCCAGAGTTTGTTAGTATTCTCCTATTTGTATACGGATTTTGTGGATGTATTGGCAATGTTCTGGCAGGCGTTTTTAAACCCACTCGTAGGCGATTTATGGTTATCATCGCTACATCATTGATTTGTATTTTGCTTTTCTCGTTTATGGATAACGCAATTGGGCTTGCTGCGTATGCTATTTGGGGTGCCATGTTTGGTGCAGTCCCGGTATTGTTGACTGTCTTTTTGCTGAGTAATACAAGCGATAATAATCGTGATATCGCCAACGCTTATTACACTATGAGTTTCAACATCGGGATAGGTTTGGGTGCACTATTCGGCGGGCTTTTTCTCGATGGATTTGGGTTTTATGTGCTTCCACTTGCGTCTTGTGCCGCATTACTGTTGAGTTTTCTGTTATCACTGAGAACTGTTTCAGGGCGCCATAATCCTGCTGATACCGGCTGA
- the purN gene encoding phosphoribosylglycinamide formyltransferase — protein MKTAMRLIVMVSGIGSGLLRLIRACEQKELKAEIVAVGSDRHAPALSHASDYGIPFFVSPFKEYSNRDAWGANLLNTVLAYKPDLVVLSGFMRILPSCVVDALSPNLINTHPSYLPEFPGMNAVEDALRAGVKTTGASVIRVDNGIDTGPVISQMRVKVYSSDTCQTLHSRIKKVEHLLLCRAIKNIYTEQFILKNLLHNSVRRPSGKTGDR, from the coding sequence ATGAAAACTGCTATGAGACTTATTGTTATGGTATCCGGGATTGGCTCAGGTCTCTTGCGTCTAATTCGAGCTTGCGAACAAAAGGAGCTCAAAGCTGAGATTGTTGCCGTTGGCTCTGACAGGCATGCTCCAGCACTTTCGCATGCCTCAGATTATGGAATTCCATTTTTTGTATCCCCATTCAAAGAATATTCCAATCGTGACGCATGGGGGGCGAATCTACTAAACACCGTCTTGGCTTACAAGCCTGATCTGGTCGTGTTGAGCGGATTTATGCGTATTCTGCCATCATGTGTTGTTGATGCTCTGTCACCTAATTTGATCAACACACATCCATCGTATTTACCTGAGTTTCCCGGAATGAATGCAGTCGAGGATGCGTTGCGGGCCGGTGTAAAAACAACCGGTGCAAGTGTTATCAGGGTGGACAATGGAATTGACACGGGCCCTGTTATATCTCAGATGAGGGTTAAAGTCTATTCCTCTGACACATGTCAGACTTTACATAGTCGCATAAAAAAGGTTGAGCATCTGCTTTTATGTCGGGCTATCAAAAATATATACACCGAGCAATTCATTCTAAAGAATCTTTTGCATAACAGCGTGAGGCGTCCCTCTGGTAAAACAGGAGATCGATGA
- the purH gene encoding bifunctional phosphoribosylaminoimidazolecarboxamide formyltransferase/IMP cyclohydrolase — MTTNIRIKRALISVSDKSGLADLAEALAAHSVKIVSTGSTAEFIRGVSIPVRDVSEVTGVGELLDGRVKTLHPKIHAPILADTTSQMHRAQLQQLGVDAFDLVVVNLYPFFEISKNSEAEFSDVIEQIDIGGSALIRAAAKNHTRVVVIVDPSDYIHVINSLERGAPSRLRHQLAIKAYSHTSEYDLHISRWLSERFYKHTLYSSSDSVGDVCDNNLDSNDHFVELRGKKLGDLRYGENSHQKASLYLSCKESVPQLGLASAALLGGKQMSYNNYLDADVASRIVNSFDLPTVSFVKHGNPCGIASNIEVAIACRNAHECDPTSAFGGVVAVNREVTLDVATHLLPIFIEVVVAPGYDPQALQLLLKKKNLRVVELPECASYPQDQLRQISGGFLVQDADKFDHHDTFSSWTQVSGPRIFMDAGADNETLMDLEFAWKSCAFVKSNAILLAKNMASVGIGMGQVNRLDACYLAVNRAGSRSLGAVAASDAFFPFSDGLDVLINSGVKAIVQPGGSVRDNAVIAAAQQAGVTMFFTGKRHFAH, encoded by the coding sequence ATGACGACAAATATACGTATAAAAAGAGCTCTTATTTCAGTGAGTGATAAGTCAGGCCTTGCAGATCTAGCAGAAGCCCTCGCGGCGCATTCTGTCAAAATAGTGTCAACCGGCAGCACGGCAGAGTTCATACGCGGGGTGTCTATTCCCGTGCGCGATGTATCTGAGGTAACAGGGGTTGGGGAACTCTTGGATGGCCGCGTGAAAACCCTGCATCCCAAAATACATGCCCCGATTCTTGCTGACACAACTTCACAGATGCACCGCGCGCAGCTACAGCAGCTTGGCGTTGATGCTTTTGATCTTGTCGTGGTCAACCTGTATCCATTTTTTGAAATTTCCAAAAACTCTGAAGCAGAATTCTCTGATGTAATTGAGCAAATTGACATTGGTGGCTCTGCCCTAATAAGGGCTGCGGCAAAAAATCATACACGAGTTGTTGTTATTGTTGATCCAAGTGACTACATTCATGTGATTAACAGCCTTGAAAGGGGTGCCCCGTCCCGCCTGCGCCACCAACTCGCTATAAAGGCGTATTCACACACTTCCGAATATGATCTTCATATTTCCAGATGGCTTTCCGAGCGGTTTTACAAACATACTCTTTATTCTTCGAGTGATTCTGTAGGTGATGTTTGTGATAACAATCTCGATTCCAATGATCATTTTGTTGAACTGCGTGGCAAAAAACTGGGTGATCTGCGCTACGGCGAAAACAGTCATCAGAAGGCTTCCCTATACCTGTCTTGCAAGGAGAGCGTTCCCCAATTGGGCTTGGCGAGTGCAGCTCTTCTTGGGGGCAAGCAGATGTCGTACAACAATTATCTTGACGCAGATGTTGCCTCAAGAATTGTCAACAGCTTTGATCTGCCAACAGTATCGTTTGTAAAGCACGGTAACCCTTGTGGAATTGCCTCAAATATTGAGGTTGCTATTGCATGCAGAAATGCTCATGAGTGTGACCCAACTTCAGCCTTTGGCGGTGTTGTCGCTGTCAATAGGGAAGTTACCCTTGACGTTGCAACTCATCTTTTGCCGATTTTTATAGAGGTAGTTGTGGCGCCCGGTTATGACCCACAAGCACTACAGCTTTTGCTAAAAAAGAAGAATCTGAGGGTTGTAGAGCTTCCTGAGTGCGCTTCGTATCCGCAAGATCAGTTGCGGCAAATCTCCGGTGGATTTCTGGTGCAGGACGCAGACAAATTTGACCATCACGACACATTTTCCAGCTGGACTCAGGTGTCTGGCCCACGTATTTTTATGGATGCCGGAGCTGATAACGAGACGCTAATGGATTTGGAATTTGCCTGGAAATCCTGTGCGTTTGTTAAATCCAATGCGATTCTTCTGGCAAAAAACATGGCATCGGTTGGAATAGGAATGGGGCAGGTAAATAGACTAGATGCGTGTTACCTGGCTGTAAATCGTGCGGGATCCAGATCCCTGGGTGCAGTCGCCGCATCTGATGCATTTTTTCCCTTTTCTGATGGCCTGGATGTGCTAATAAATTCCGGAGTAAAGGCTATTGTGCAGCCGGGCGGGTCTGTTCGTGATAATGCTGTTATAGCTGCTGCTCAACAGGCGGGTGTCACCATGTTTTTTACCGGAAAGAGGCATTTTGCGCATTGA